From one Solanum lycopersicum chromosome 12, SLM_r2.1 genomic stretch:
- the LOC138340248 gene encoding uncharacterized protein, whose product MDFMEGEQVLLKVSPMKGVMRFGKRGKLSPRYIGPFEVLKRVGNVAYELEPIAILDREVRMLRSKEIASIKVQWKDQSVEESTWKSEVDMKERYPRLLTNSSTLSRPPFFFM is encoded by the exons atggattttatggagggtgaacaggtcttgctgaaggtttcacccatgaaaggtgtgatgcggtttggtaagcgaggtaagcttagtccgaggtatattggtccatttgaagttctgaagcgcgtggggaaTGTGGCCTacgaattg gagcctattgctattctagatagagaggTCCGCatgttgagatcaaaggagattgcatctatcaaggttcagtggaaggaTCAgtcagttgaagagtccacatGGAAGAGTGAGGTCGATAtgaaagaaagatatccacgTCTTCTTACAAATTCAAGTACTCTTTCTCGTCCTCCCTTTTTCTTCATGTGA